The Streptomyces sp. V4I8 genome includes the window GCTGATCGCTGCGGAACGGCTGCGCGACGACCCGTGGGCGGCGGCCCGCACCCACGGGGCCGTGCTGCTGGTGACCGTGGTCGGCACCGGCTTCGTGGGAGTGCGGCAGGTGCTGCTCGCCGATCTGCACGCCATGCGGCGCGAGGGCCGCCTGGGCATGCGCATGGAGTTCTACACGACGGGCCTCGATCTGACGGCGGCCGCGATCCTCGTCGCCCTCGGGATCGTCCTGTCGGCTCTCGCTGTCGGTACCGCCGAGTCCCTGGCCACCCGGCGCCGGGGCCTGGCGGTGCAGAACGCGGCCGGGGTGCCGCGCGGGGTGCTGGCCCGGGCGCTGTTTCTGGAGACCGCGCTCCCGCTGATCCCGGCGGTCGTGGCGGCGGGCGCCGGCGGCATGGCGATCGGCGTCTGGTACGCGTCGATCACCACGGAGTACGTGGTGCCGGACGTGCCGTACGTCTCCCTGCTGGTCCCCCTCGCGGTGTACGCCTGCTGCCTGCTGGCGGCGGCCACCTCACTGCCCCTGCTGCACCGCTCGGTGCGCCCGGCGGAGCTGCGGTACGTGTGAGAGCGGTGCCGCGGTACGTATGAGAGCGGTGCCGCGGTCAGCGTGAGAGCGGTGCCGCGGCCCGCAGGAGAACGGCCGCACGGCCACGCAACCGTCCGGCCCCGGGGCCCCGGGGGACCTCGGGGCCTGATGTCGCAGGCACCGCGCAGCAGGTGTGCGAAGGCCCGGATCGTCAGGCGGAAATGCCGTCGATCCGGGCCATGGCGTCCTCCGCGCCGAACGGCTGCAAGTACGGCAACCAGCGCGGGTCCCTATGCCCGGTGCCGATGATGCGCCAGGCGAGACCGGTGGGTGGGGCGGGTTTGTGGCGCAGCCGCCAGCCGATTTCGAACAGGTGTCGGTCGGCCTTCACGTGGTTGCAGCGGCGACACGAGGCCACCACGTTGTCCCAGACGTGCTTGCCCCCGCGGCTGCGCGGGATGACGTGGTCGACGCTGGTTGCGACGCCACCGCAGTACATGCACCGGCCCCCGTCGCGGGCGAAGAGCGCCCTGCGGGTAAGAGGAACGGGCCCCCGATAGGGAACCCGGACGAATCGCTTGAGCCGGACCACGCTGGGTGCGGGGACTGTGACGGTCGCGCTGTGCATGAAAGCGCCGGACTCCTCGAGGCATACGGCCTTGTTCTCGAGGACGAGGACGAGCGCGCGGCGGAGCGGTACGACGCCGAGTGGCTCGTACGACGCGTTGAGGACCAGGACATGCGGCACGGATGCCTCCTTGGGCGTCGGCGGCGCGTGGCTCGCGCCGGGACGATCTGTAGTCAGTCTCCCCTCTTGCCTGGTGAAAGCGCCACCATGTCCCGGTAACGGGCTGGGAGTGTTTTCGACCACATCTGATTCATCCCCAGGACGACGAATTGTTCATCCCACCAGTTCATCCCCGGGTGGGCACGATTCCTCCCTCGAACATCGCGCCGATCCACACACGATGCCCCGATAGTGTGGTGGGCCTGCCCTGCTGGTGACCTCTTCGTGACCTTGACCGCCTGCCGGTGGGGCGGACGCTGCACCTGGAGGTACCTGCCGTGTCCTTGTCCGCCGACCTGCCGGCCGCCGGCCCGACCCCGTCGGAGACGACGACCCCGGCGGTGCCCTCGATCCAGGACGCCCACGAGAGCGCGACCCAGGCCGCGAGCTGGGTGGAGCAGAACTGGTCGACCTGGCTCGCGATAGGCCTCAAGGTCCTGCTGATCCTGGTGATCGCGGCCGTGCTGAGAGTGGCGATCCGACGGGCGATCACCAAGCTCATTGACCGGATGAACCGCACCGCCCAGGCGGTGGACGGGACGGCGATCGGCGGCCTCCTGGTCAATGTCGAGCGCCGCCGTCAGCGCTCCCAGGCGATCGGCTCGGTCCTGCGCTCGGTGGCCAGCTTCGTGATCATGGGCACGGCCGCGCTGATGGTCCTGTCCGCCTTCGACATCAACCTGGCCCCCCTGCTCGCCTCCGCCGGTGTCGCGGGCGTGGCCATCGGTTTCGGCGCCCGCAACCTGGTCACCGACTTCCTCTCCGGCGTCTTCATGATCCTGGAGGACCAGTACGGCGTCGGCGACTCGATCGACGCGGGCGTCGCCTCCGGCGAGGTCATCGAGGTCGGTCTGCGCGTGACCAAGCTGCGCGGCGACAACGGCGAGATCTGGTACGTCCGCAACGGCGAGGTCAAGCGCATCGGCAACCTCTCCCAGGGCTGGTCGACGGCCGGCGTCGACGTCACGGTCCGCTCCTCCGAGGATCTGGACAAGGTCAAGGCCACCATCGACGAGGTCGCCGAGAAGATGAGCAAGGAGGAGCCCTGGAACGAGCTCCTCTGGGGCCCGATCGAGGTCCTCGGCCTGGACAGCGTGCTGCTGGACTCCATGGTCGTACGGGTCTCGGCGAAGACGATGCCCGGCAAGTCCCTGACCGTCGAACGCGAACTGCGCTGGCGCGTCAAGCGCGCCTTCGACGCGGCCGACATCCAGATCGTCGGCCGCGCCCCCCTCACGGTGGACGGCGAGCCCACCGCGGACCCGACGGCCGGCATGGCCGCCCCCTCGGCCTACGCCAACACCTCCTCGCCCCAGGCCCAGGCCGCGACACCGCTGGCCCCGCCGAGCGTGACGAAGTAGGCGCGCGGGGCGGGGACAGGCGTACGGCGAAGGGGGCGCGCGGGTCAGCGCACCCCGGCGCCCGGCATGCGGCCGGGGGGCGCGCACCTCAGTCGAACCATCCCCGCCACCGCGGCCACGGCGCTTCGCACCGCCCTTCGGCGATCGCCTTCTCGTACTCCCGCTGGGCGAGTTCCTCCAGTTCACGCCCGGTCGCCGGCTTGCTGTCGACGGTGGAGATCCGGGAGAAGGCGACCAGGCACTCGCCGTGCGGCACGGGCCGCGTCGCCCAGAAGACGAAGGACACGCCGGCGACGATCACGGCGAGCGAGGCGAGGGCGAGCAGCGCACGGCGACGGTCACGCGTCATCCGAGCAGCCTAGCCACGGCCCATGAGGGCCACTCACGGCACGCCGGAACCGGTCATCGCGAGCAGTGCGGCGGGCGGACACAACCAACGGTTGTGTGGTTCTGGCCCGTCGGTTGTTTGCCCAGGGCGTATCCCGCTGGCTTGGATGGCCTGCGTCGACGGGTGGTTGTGCGGGGCGGAGCGGTGGACAGGTGGCGGGCGGCGGACAGGTGGCGGGTGGCGGGCGGTCGTTGGGGCGGCGGTTCGGGTGGCTGTGGGCGGCGTACGCGGTCAGTACGTTCGGGACGCGGCTGGCCTTCGACGCGTTCCCGCTGATCGCGGTCGTCGTGCTGCACGCCGGGGCGACCGAGGTGGCGCTGCTGGCGGCCTCGGGGCTCGCGGTCGGGGCGGTGGTGGCGGTGCCGCTCGGGGCGTGGGTGGAGTTCCGCCGGAAGCGGCCGGTGATGGTCGCGGCGGATCTGATCCGGTGCGCGGCACTGCTGAGCGTCCCCGCCGCGTTCGCGCTGGGCGCGCTCGGCCTCGGTCAGCTGCTGGTGGTCTCGGTGGTGGTCGCCTCGGCGGACATCACGTTCGGCGCGGCGAGCGGCGCGTATATGAAGTCGCTCGTGCCGCCGGAGGACCTGCTCGTGGCGAACGGCCGCTTCGAGGCCACGGCATGGACGGCCACCGCGCTCGGCCCGCCGCTCGGCGGTGTGGCGGTCGGTGTGTTCGGCCCGATGACGACGGTGCTGGCGGACGCGGCCAGCTATCTGCTGTCGGCGCTGGGGATCCGCGCGATCGGCGGTAAGGAAAGGCAACAGACCGCAAGCCCCCGGCCCGAAGGGCAACCGGCCGACAGGCAACAACCCGCCCCAGCCGCCCCCGCGGGCCTACGGATGAGCGACCTCCCGGCAGGCTGGCGGCACATCCTCACCCACCCCACCCTGCGCCCCCTGTTCCTCAACACCCTCCTGGTCAACGCCCTGATCATGGCGCCGGCCCCGCTCCTCGCCGTCCTCATGCTCGGCCACCTCGGCTTCTCCCCCTGGCAGTACGGCCTCGCCTTCGCCCTGCCCTGCCTGGGTGGTCTGCTGGGCTCCCGCCTGTCCCGACGCCTGGTCGCCCGGTACGGCCGACGCCGCGTCCTGCTCACCACGGGCACCCTGCGCGCCTGCTGGCCCGTCGGCCTGGCCTTCGTCGGCCCGGGCACACCCGGCCTGCTCCTCGTCATGGCCGTCGAGTTCGGCCTGATCACCTGCATGGGCGTCTTCACCCCGGTGCTCGCCACCACCCGCCTCGACCAGACCCCGCCGGACCGCACGACCCGCACCCTGTCGGCGTGGTCGATCACCGGCAAGACGGCGACCGCGGCCGTGACGGCACTGTGGGGCCTGCTGGCGGCGCTGACCGGCCCACGCATCGCGATCGCCCTCGCCGGAGTCCTGCTGCTGGCGACACCGCTTCTGCTCCCCCGCCACGCGCAGGCACCGCGGCACAGCGCCGCCAAGTAACGACTGGGTTGCCTGGTATAGACCTCTCTTGACGCCACCTTCCGTTCGGGTCTACGTTCCTCGACATCCAGATAGGAAACCTTCCTAACAGTGATCCTGGATGGACTTCCGTCGTAGATCGCTGAGAAGCTGGTCAGCCGAGAGGCAGGTGTCGATCCCATGGCAGGAACCGCCGGTACGCCGGGCACCCCGCGCGTCCTGCGCGCCATGAACGACCGTGCCGCCCTGGACCTCCTCCTGGAGCACGGGCCGCTGTCCCGCACGCGGATCGGCAAGCTCACCGGCCTGTCCAAGCCGACCGCCTCCCAGCTGCTGGCCCGCCTGGAGGCCGCCGGCCTCGTCCTGGCGACCGGCACCACGGAGGGCCGCCCCGGCCCCAACGCCCAGCTGTACGAGGTCAATCCGACCTCCGCGTACGCCGCGGGGCTCGATGTCACCCCCGAACGCATCCTCGCCGCCGTAGCCGATGTCACGGGCCGCACGGTCGGGTCGTACGAACTGCCCACCCCCGGCAGACGCCCCGCCCAGCCCGTGGTCCGACAGGTCACCGACGCCCTCGACGGCGCGGTGAAGGCGGCGGGGCTCGCCCGCGACGACGTCCACCGGCTCGTCATCGGCACCCCCGGCGCCTTCGACCCGAACACGGGCCGGCTGCGCTACGCCTCCCACCTCCCCGGCTGGCACACCCCCGCGCTGCTCGACGAACTCGCCGCGGCCCTGCCGATGCCGGTCGAGTACGAGAACGACGTCAACCTCGTGGCGGTGGCCGAGCAGCGGCTCGGCGCGGCCCGCGGCCACGAGGACTTCGTGCTGCTGTGGAACGAGGGCGGCCTGGGCGCCGCCCTGGTCCTCGGCGGCCGGCTGCACCGCGGCTGGACCGGCGGCGCGGGCGAGGTAGGTTTCCTGCCGGTTCCCGGCACCCCCCTGGTCCGCCAGGTCACCAAAGCCAACAGTGGCGGCTACCAGGAGCTCGCCGGCTCCCAGGCGATCCCCCGGCTCGCACGCGAACTCGGCATGTCCCACATCCCGTCGACGCCGTACGCCGAGGCCGCCGCCACCCTCGTCCAACGAGCCGCCACCGAGGACACCGTCCTGCACCGGCTGCTCCTGCAGACCTACGCGACCCGGCTGGCCACCGGTCTCGCCTCCCTGGTCTCCGTCCTCGACCCCGAACTCGTCGTCCTCAGCGGCGCCTCCCTCACCGCCGGCGGCGAGGTGCTGCGCGCCCTGGTCCAGGACGAGCTGGAGGAACTGGCCGCGGCCCGGCCCCGGCTCGTCGTCGGCGACGTCCATGAACACCCCGTCCTGCGGGGCGCGTTGGAGAGCGCGCTCGCGACGACACGCGACGAGGTCTTCGACACCGGCCGCTGACGGCCCGGCGCCCGGCCTCAATTCCCCGGTCCACCGCCTGGCACCACCCCTGTCGCTCACTCCGTGATGCGACCCCTTCAGCCACCCCCCGCCTTCCCTCACCCACCCCGTCCCGCCCTTGGGAGACCTCGCCATGCCCGGAAAGTCCGAGAAAGTCACATCCTCACCGTCCCGCAAGGCGGCCGCCGCCCTGGCCGCCACCGCCTCCCTGGCCCTCCTCGCCACGGCCTGCACCGGCCAGTCGGAGTCCGCCGCCACCGACGACCCCAACGCCAGGACCACGATCACCTTCTGGCACGGCTGGAGCGCGCCCGCCGAGGTCAAGGCGATCCAGGCGAACGTCGACCGCTTCGAGAAGGCCCACCCGAACATCACGGTGAAGGTCGTCGGCAACATCAACGACGACAAGCTCAACCAGGCGCTGCGCGCGGGCGGTTCGAACGGCCCGGACGTGGTGTCGTCGTTCACGACCTCCAACATCGGCAAGTTCTGTTCGTCCGGCGCCTTCCTCGACCTGAAGCCGTTCATCGAGAAGTCGAAGCTCGACCTCGACAAGCTCATCCCGAAGCCCATGCTGGACTACACCCAGTTCGAGGGCACCCGCTGCGCTCTGCCCCTGCTGGGCGACGCCTACGGCCTCTACTACAACAAGGACGCCTTCGCGAAGGCGGGCATCAAGTCCCCGCCGAAGACCTGGTCGGAGTTCGCGAAGGACGCCAAGAAGCTCACCGTCACCAAGGGCGACAGCTACGAGCAGCTCGGCTTCATGCCGACGTACCACGGCTACGAGACGGTCGTGGACCACTACATGTCCCAGTGGGACCACACCTACTTCGACAAGGACGGCAAGTCCAACATCGCCAAGGACCCGGCCTTCGCCGAGATGTTCACGTTCCAGAAGAAGCTCATCGACGACCTCGGCGGCTTCACGAAGCTGGAGAAGTACCGCAACACCTTCGGTGACGAGTGGGGCGCCAAGCACCCGTTCCAGACCGGCCAGGTGGCCATGCAGCTCGACGGCGAGTGGCGCCTGGGCATGGCCCGGCAGGCCGGCACCGACTTCGAGATCGGCACCGCGCCGATGCCGGTCGCGGACGACGAGGTCGACGAGTACGGCAAGGGCTTCCTCTCCGGCACGATCATCGGCATCGCCCCGCAGAGCGAGAAGCAGAACGCGGCCTGGGAACTGGTGAAGTACCTGACGACCGACACCGGGGCCGTCGTCTCCTTCGCCAACGCCATCCACAACGTGCCCTCCACGTTCGCCGCCCTGAAGTCGCCCGACCTGAAGGTGGACGAGGGCTTCCGGACGTTCCTGGACATCGCCCAGAACCCGCACTCGAACACGCCGCCGGCCTCCGTCAACGGCTCGACGTACCAGACGACCCTTCAGGACTTCGGCTACCAGTACGAGTCCGGCAAGGTGAAGGACCTGAAGGCCGGTCTGGAGAAGACCGCCCGGCAGATCGACACCGACATCGAGCAGGCGAAGTAGCGCCGTCGATGTCCACGCACACTCTCCGCACGAAGCGCCGCAGGTCGGCGCTTCGGACGGTGGCCTTCCTGTCACCGTGGCTCATCGGTTTCGGCGTCTTCTTCGCCTACCCCCTGGTGTCCACCGTGTACTTCTCGCTGATGAAGTACGACGGCTTCGGCACACCGGTCTTCCGCGGCCTGGGCAACTGGGCCTACGTCTTCAACGACTACCCGCTGTTCTGGCCGGCGCTGCGCAACACGCTCTGGCTGGTCCTGGTGATGGTGACCTGCCGAGTCCTCTTCGGCCTGGGCATCGGCCTGCTCATCACCAAGATCAAGACCGGCGCGGGCGTCTTCCGGACCCTCTTCTACCTCCCGTACCTGGCTCCCCCGGTCGCCGCCACCCTGGCCTTCGTCTTCCTCCTCAACCCCGGCACCGGCCCGGTCAACTCGGTCCTGGACGGCCTGGGCCTGCCGACGCCCGGATGGTTCACGGACCCCACCTGGTCCAAGCCGGCCCTCACCGCGCTGGCGGTGTGGGGCGTGGGCGACCTCATGGTCATCTTCATGGCCGCGCTGCTCGACGTACCGAAGGAGCAGTACGAGGCCGCGGAGCTGGACGGCACGTCGGCCTGGCAGCGGTTCCGCTTCGTGACGCTCCCGAACATCTCGCCGATCGTGATGTTCGCCGTCGTCACCGGCGTGATCCAGACGATGCAGTACTACACCCAGCCCCTGGTGGCCGGGAAGGTCGCCTCCGGCATCATCGGCGGCTCCGGCCAGCAGTTCGAGCCCGGCTACCCCGACAAGTCCACACTCACCCTCCCCCAGCTCGTCTACAACCTCGGCTTCCAGCGCTTCGACTACGGCTCGGCCTGTGTGGTCGCGCTCGTACTCTTCGCCCTCGCCATGGCGTTCACCGCGCTGCTGATGCGGCGCCGGGGCGGACTGATCCAGGCAGGTGACTGACCATGACCCAAGTACTGGACCAGCCCGTTCAGTTGGCAACCCCAACAGTCGCCGAACGCACGGCCCGCCGCAGGGCGCTCCTGGAATGGATAGCGATCCACTCCCTCGGCATGGCAGCCGCGCTCTTCTTCACCCTGCCCTTCGTGTTCGTCGTCCTGACCTCGCTGATGAGCGACCAGCAGGCCCTCACCCGCGACCTGATCCCGGACACCTGGGAATGGGGCAACTACACCAAGGTCTTCGACACCCCCGGCTTCCTGACCTGGTGGAAGAACACCCTGATCTACGCGGGCCTGGGCACGCTCCTCACCGTGGTGTCGTCCATACCCGTGGCCTACGCGCTCGCCAAGTTCCGCTTCCGTGGCCGGAACCTGTCCCTGATGCTGGTCATCTCGATGATGATGCTGCCGCCCCAGGTCATCATCATCCCGATGTACCTGTTCTGGGCGAAGCAGCTGGACCTCTCGGGCACCCTGTGGCCCCTGATCATCCCGATGGCGTTCGGAGACGCGTTCTCGATATTCCTGCTGCGCCAGTTCCTGATGACGATCCCGAACGAATACCTGGACGCGGCCAGGGTGGACGGCTGCGGCGAATTCCGCACCCTCGTCCGAGTGGTCCTCCCCATGGCAAAACCGGGAATAGCCGCAGTGGCCCTCTTCCAGTTCTTCTACGCGTGGAACGACTACTTCGGCCCCCAGATCTA containing:
- a CDS encoding HNH endonuclease encodes the protein MPHVLVLNASYEPLGVVPLRRALVLVLENKAVCLEESGAFMHSATVTVPAPSVVRLKRFVRVPYRGPVPLTRRALFARDGGRCMYCGGVATSVDHVIPRSRGGKHVWDNVVASCRRCNHVKADRHLFEIGWRLRHKPAPPTGLAWRIIGTGHRDPRWLPYLQPFGAEDAMARIDGISA
- a CDS encoding ABC transporter substrate-binding protein; the encoded protein is MPGKSEKVTSSPSRKAAAALAATASLALLATACTGQSESAATDDPNARTTITFWHGWSAPAEVKAIQANVDRFEKAHPNITVKVVGNINDDKLNQALRAGGSNGPDVVSSFTTSNIGKFCSSGAFLDLKPFIEKSKLDLDKLIPKPMLDYTQFEGTRCALPLLGDAYGLYYNKDAFAKAGIKSPPKTWSEFAKDAKKLTVTKGDSYEQLGFMPTYHGYETVVDHYMSQWDHTYFDKDGKSNIAKDPAFAEMFTFQKKLIDDLGGFTKLEKYRNTFGDEWGAKHPFQTGQVAMQLDGEWRLGMARQAGTDFEIGTAPMPVADDEVDEYGKGFLSGTIIGIAPQSEKQNAAWELVKYLTTDTGAVVSFANAIHNVPSTFAALKSPDLKVDEGFRTFLDIAQNPHSNTPPASVNGSTYQTTLQDFGYQYESGKVKDLKAGLEKTARQIDTDIEQAK
- a CDS encoding MFS transporter, whose protein sequence is MAGGGQVAGGGRSLGRRFGWLWAAYAVSTFGTRLAFDAFPLIAVVVLHAGATEVALLAASGLAVGAVVAVPLGAWVEFRRKRPVMVAADLIRCAALLSVPAAFALGALGLGQLLVVSVVVASADITFGAASGAYMKSLVPPEDLLVANGRFEATAWTATALGPPLGGVAVGVFGPMTTVLADAASYLLSALGIRAIGGKERQQTASPRPEGQPADRQQPAPAAPAGLRMSDLPAGWRHILTHPTLRPLFLNTLLVNALIMAPAPLLAVLMLGHLGFSPWQYGLAFALPCLGGLLGSRLSRRLVARYGRRRVLLTTGTLRACWPVGLAFVGPGTPGLLLVMAVEFGLITCMGVFTPVLATTRLDQTPPDRTTRTLSAWSITGKTATAAVTALWGLLAALTGPRIAIALAGVLLLATPLLLPRHAQAPRHSAAK
- a CDS encoding mechanosensitive ion channel family protein, translated to MSLSADLPAAGPTPSETTTPAVPSIQDAHESATQAASWVEQNWSTWLAIGLKVLLILVIAAVLRVAIRRAITKLIDRMNRTAQAVDGTAIGGLLVNVERRRQRSQAIGSVLRSVASFVIMGTAALMVLSAFDINLAPLLASAGVAGVAIGFGARNLVTDFLSGVFMILEDQYGVGDSIDAGVASGEVIEVGLRVTKLRGDNGEIWYVRNGEVKRIGNLSQGWSTAGVDVTVRSSEDLDKVKATIDEVAEKMSKEEPWNELLWGPIEVLGLDSVLLDSMVVRVSAKTMPGKSLTVERELRWRVKRAFDAADIQIVGRAPLTVDGEPTADPTAGMAAPSAYANTSSPQAQAATPLAPPSVTK
- a CDS encoding carbohydrate ABC transporter permease translates to MTQVLDQPVQLATPTVAERTARRRALLEWIAIHSLGMAAALFFTLPFVFVVLTSLMSDQQALTRDLIPDTWEWGNYTKVFDTPGFLTWWKNTLIYAGLGTLLTVVSSIPVAYALAKFRFRGRNLSLMLVISMMMLPPQVIIIPMYLFWAKQLDLSGTLWPLIIPMAFGDAFSIFLLRQFLMTIPNEYLDAARVDGCGEFRTLVRVVLPMAKPGIAAVALFQFFYAWNDYFGPQIYASENPGAWTLSYGLESFKGAHHTDWNLTMAATVLVMAPVILVFFFAQKAFVEGVTLTGVKG
- a CDS encoding ROK family protein, coding for MAGTAGTPGTPRVLRAMNDRAALDLLLEHGPLSRTRIGKLTGLSKPTASQLLARLEAAGLVLATGTTEGRPGPNAQLYEVNPTSAYAAGLDVTPERILAAVADVTGRTVGSYELPTPGRRPAQPVVRQVTDALDGAVKAAGLARDDVHRLVIGTPGAFDPNTGRLRYASHLPGWHTPALLDELAAALPMPVEYENDVNLVAVAEQRLGAARGHEDFVLLWNEGGLGAALVLGGRLHRGWTGGAGEVGFLPVPGTPLVRQVTKANSGGYQELAGSQAIPRLARELGMSHIPSTPYAEAAATLVQRAATEDTVLHRLLLQTYATRLATGLASLVSVLDPELVVLSGASLTAGGEVLRALVQDELEELAAARPRLVVGDVHEHPVLRGALESALATTRDEVFDTGR
- a CDS encoding carbohydrate ABC transporter permease, whose product is MSTHTLRTKRRRSALRTVAFLSPWLIGFGVFFAYPLVSTVYFSLMKYDGFGTPVFRGLGNWAYVFNDYPLFWPALRNTLWLVLVMVTCRVLFGLGIGLLITKIKTGAGVFRTLFYLPYLAPPVAATLAFVFLLNPGTGPVNSVLDGLGLPTPGWFTDPTWSKPALTALAVWGVGDLMVIFMAALLDVPKEQYEAAELDGTSAWQRFRFVTLPNISPIVMFAVVTGVIQTMQYYTQPLVAGKVASGIIGGSGQQFEPGYPDKSTLTLPQLVYNLGFQRFDYGSACVVALVLFALAMAFTALLMRRRGGLIQAGD